The DNA segment AAAATCCTAACCAAAGACCATACATAGGTCCTTTTCTGAGTGCAAAGAACACAACAAAAATGACCATAAAATCAGGACGGATTGCATTACCTAATTCGAATACATTGGAGCCATTTAGAAAATGAGCGAGTAACATTCCTATGATGATAAATAATTTATCTAAAATCATGGATTCACCTCCTTAGGTCCTTCCAAGTTTTGGGGAGAAGGAGGTGGTTCTGATGGCGAAGTAGGATTAGAGTTTGGATTCGTACGTCCTGTGTTTGGTGTACCGAATGCACTAGGGTTTCCAAAACCTTGGGTTCCTTGTTTTTTCTCTTTTTTATTATAATCCTTTTCTTTAGGGAAATCAATTTCACCAAAGTATGGACCTTCAATTTGAATTGTTTTTTCAGCAGGCCACTCTTCTCGCCATTTTTCAGGTAATTTTTTCAAGACAATCACATGTAATAATTTATCAAATTCAACAAACGGACGTAAGATGGCAGTTTTAAAGGAACCGTTCCTTGGCCCTTCTTCGATGATGGTACCTACTGGAATGCCAGGAGGGAAAACTCCCGATCCACCAGAACTAAATACGGCCTTTCCAATTTTACTAAATCCTTCTGTAAACATGGTGTTTGCCGAAGTTGGTGGAGGGTTTGGTCCCATTGGAAAATTGCCAATAGCTTTTGGATCAATCACAATCCCTGAATCAATATAGTCTAACAAAACATCTGTTCCGCGACCACTGTTTCCATTGAGTGATGCCCATAAATTGGTTCCAGGGATGGAGACTCCCATTGAAAAATTGGAATTGATGATGGGTTGAATGACAGCAGATCCTTTTGAGACAGCGATGATTTTACCAACAAGGGCTTCAGTGAATTTGCCTTTTTCGTCTAACGCACGTGCTACAACTGGCATATAAGGTTTGATCCCGGATTCGGATCCTTTGTTGATGATGATGGTACGATAAATGGCATTCAAACGAACACTGAGAACTTCTGCACGAACAGATGGATATTCGGATCTGAGAGGAAAGTTTAACTCTTGTCTGAGGATTGCATTTTCGGCTTTGAGGCGTTCTACGTCTTTGGAGAGTTGTCGGTATTCTTCCATCACGTTCAAACAAGAATCACGCTCTTCGCGTACCCGTTCAAAGGACTCGAGTTTATTATAACTACTTTTGATCAGGGATCCAAAGGAATCAAAGGACCCAGAAAAAAAGTCGCCTACACCCTGAAAGCTGGCAATCCCTCTTACCATGAAGTTGCCGTTCCAAATTAGGGAAGTAAAGGAAAACAGGAATACGAAAAGTAGGGAAAACAATTCGTCATTTTGATTGATGCGATTCCACTTCATGGACTTATGTCACATTAATTTTCGAGGAAAGAATATTTCAAGCGAGAATCGGAATTGGTCCGTTTTTCATTCATTAAGATTCTGGCCTTTGGTTTGGGCGGAAGTAGAAGGTGGAACTGGTCTCCATTTGCACACTGCCATGGATGGATTGGAAACCTTTGGGTTCCCTGTACACCGTAATCTTGGTATGGTTCGGTGCGCCCTTGTTTCGTTTGGTTGGACTGAACCTGATTCTGACGTCAGTGAGTCCAGGGTCGACCACTTGTGCTAAGT comes from the Leptospira ellinghausenii genome and includes:
- the mreC gene encoding rod shape-determining protein MreC, encoding MKWNRINQNDELFSLLFVFLFSFTSLIWNGNFMVRGIASFQGVGDFFSGSFDSFGSLIKSSYNKLESFERVREERDSCLNVMEEYRQLSKDVERLKAENAILRQELNFPLRSEYPSVRAEVLSVRLNAIYRTIIINKGSESGIKPYMPVVARALDEKGKFTEALVGKIIAVSKGSAVIQPIINSNFSMGVSIPGTNLWASLNGNSGRGTDVLLDYIDSGIVIDPKAIGNFPMGPNPPPTSANTMFTEGFSKIGKAVFSSGGSGVFPPGIPVGTIIEEGPRNGSFKTAILRPFVEFDKLLHVIVLKKLPEKWREEWPAEKTIQIEGPYFGEIDFPKEKDYNKKEKKQGTQGFGNPSAFGTPNTGRTNPNSNPTSPSEPPPSPQNLEGPKEVNP